A window from Salvia miltiorrhiza cultivar Shanhuang (shh) chromosome 2, IMPLAD_Smil_shh, whole genome shotgun sequence encodes these proteins:
- the LOC131013166 gene encoding protein HEADING DATE 3B-like isoform X1, whose translation MFFQLISISLSFQFLGDAIFFSGHELRLIYLQWCGISGILLFSLRESGMKGEKDEGKQMVPLFPGLHISDGDKGGPRAPPRNKMALFEEYSVNSQGPELRSGPRPLLPVPLGSGCTNFVSQASSSNVAGVKRKVRPVLAAMNEYPHSPEWYYSHCSGGVSGTSNYQNPGSSSGLMMKAKCISVQPPCGFSSYSNCCTDENDFGVSSFLQSGKILNYGNPQLHVKKEKLDAFSSKLSKVTKTGDQENSKLTLNNVGNRISHPSIAALQRDHLKKTSMGDDETSRLDFPQAFKNLHKSKTVADDMSALCGVASRKSTSAVDDTAHSSPRAEDCNQRANIDNDPLSLKIGDAIKREETSDTCTEDSLLGLDLATDEVVRVIGQRLFLKARKTMVHQQKIFSLQMFELHRLITVQRHIARSPEIFHDTTFDPSKPSIKFPPINKLLYVSPLDPSPAVAKAKVDPPKSNLGTDCGSEAICGLLPLPTTDVEKGLLAQQKPLPNPTSIPIDPKLAPWCLPVPTGNQWLVPVRSPSEGLIYKPYPGPCFPSVGFMAPVYGNCPPISLSSLGGATYGGVPPPNEQGTGGFCSTELSQSYLQPYPMPLIPSAGAQAGELDKSSSSNFFMPHQIPCKVSSQSAIVSECGGNLHRSSGSEMQGSTESSPPERLEGDALSLFPITPSLQRNEQRVQAIKAVPHNRMSASASAARIFQSIQEERRKQE comes from the exons ATGTTCTTTCAATTGatatctatctctctctctttccaatTTTTAGGTGATGCGATCTTTTTTTCAGGTCATGAG CTTAGGTTAATTTATCTGCAATGGTGTGGAATAAGTGGGATTTTGTTATTTAGTTTGAGGGAGAGTGGAATGAAAGGTGAAAAAGATGAAGGGAAGCAAATGGTTCCTCTGTTTCCTGGCCTTCATATTAGTGATGGAGATAAAGGAGGGCCTAGGGCGCCTCCTAGGAACAAGATGGCTCTTTTCGAAGAGTATAGTGTGAATTCCCAAGGTCCGGAGCTCAGGTCCGGACCTAGGCCGTTGCTGCCTGTTCCACTTGGCAGTGGCTGTACTAACTTCGTCTCACAAGCATCTTCGAGCAAT GTTGCTGGTGTAAAACGGAAAGTACGGCCTGTATTAGCTGCAATGAACGAATATCCTCACTCTCCAGAGTGGTACTACTCTCATTGTTCTGGTGGGGTGTCAGGAACATCAAATTATCAGAATCCAGGTTCCTCGTCCGGCCTAATGATGAAAGCCAAGTGTATCTCGGTTCAACCACCATGTGGCTTTTCCAGCTATAGTAACTGTTGCACTGATGAAAATGATTTTGGAGTTTCGTCTTTTCTTCAGTCCGGGAAGATCCTCAACTATGGCAATCCTCAGCTGCATGTGAAAAAAGAGAAGCTCGATGCCTTTAGTTCAAAACTGTCGAAGGTAACGAAAACTGGAGATCAAGAAAACAGTAAATTAACTCTGAATAACGTTGGGAATAGAATATCCCACCCGAGCATTGCAGCCCTTCAACGTGATCACCTAAAGAAAACCAGCATGGGAGATGATGAGACGAGCAGATTAGATTTCCCTCAAGCATTCAAGAATCTGCACAAGAGCAAGACTGTTGCTGATGATATGTCTGCATTATGTGGCGTTGCCTCGAGAAAAAGCACCTCTGCGGTGGATGATACAGCTCATTCCTCTCCACGAGCTGAAGACTGCAACCAACGGGCAAACATTGACAACGATCCTCTGTCATTGAAAATAGGAGATGCCATCAAAAGGGAAGAAACCTCGGATACTTGCACCGAGGACTCTCTCCTAGGTCTAGATTTAGCTACTGATGAAGTTGTGAGAGTTATTGGCCAGAGGCTGTTCTTGAAAGCAAGGAAAACAATGGTCCA TCAACAGAAAATATTTTCTTTGCAGATGTTTGAACTGCATAGATTGATAACT GTGCAGAGACATATAGCGAGGTCGCCAGAAATCTTTCACGATACCACCTTCGACCCCAGCAAGCCATCCATCAAGTTTCCTCCGATCAACAAGTTGCTCTACGTCTCTCCACTGGATCCATCCCCGGCTGTTGCTAAAGCAAAAGTCGACCCTCCGAAGTCCAATCTTGGCACAGATTGTGGATCTGAGGCCATATGTGGACTGCTTCCATTGCCTACAACCGATGTCGAGAAAGGGCTTCTTGCTCAGCAGAAACCTCTCCCAAATCCCACATCCATCCCCATTGATCCTAAACTAGCACCGTGGTGCTTGCCGGTTCCAACGGGAAATCAATGGCTAGTCCCGGTGAGATCTCCCTCGGAGGGACTGATATACAAACCATATCCTGGTCCGTGTTTCCCATCCGTTGGTTTCATGGCTCCCGTCTATGGAAACTGCCCCCCAATAAGCTTAAGCTCATTGGGAGGGGCAACTTATGGCGGTGTCCCCCCTCCCAACGAGCAAGGAACTGGAGGCTTTTGCAGCACCGAGCTCAGCCAGAGCTACTTGCAACCCTATCCAATGCCTCTGATCCCATCAGCTGGAGCTCAGGCGGGCGAACTTGATAAAAGCTCGTCTTCCAACTTCTTCATGCCACATCAGATCCCGTGCAAAGTGTCGAGCCAGAGCGCGATAGTTTCGGAGTGTGGTGGAAATCTGCATAGATCGAGTGGAAGTGAAATGCAGGGCAGCACAGAGAGTAGTCCGCCCGAGAGATTGGAAGGAGACGCGCTCTCACTCTTCCCCATCACGCCTTCGCTGCAGAGGAACGAGCAGAGGGTGCAGGCGATCAAGGCCGTCCCGCACAATCGTATGTCAGCATCGGCATCAGCAGCACGGATTTTCCAGTCGATACAAGAAGAGAGGAGAAAACAAGAGTAA
- the LOC131013166 gene encoding protein HEADING DATE 3B-like isoform X3, whose amino-acid sequence MFFQLISISLSFQFLGDAIFFSGHEVAGVKRKVRPVLAAMNEYPHSPEWYYSHCSGGVSGTSNYQNPGSSSGLMMKAKCISVQPPCGFSSYSNCCTDENDFGVSSFLQSGKILNYGNPQLHVKKEKLDAFSSKLSKVTKTGDQENSKLTLNNVGNRISHPSIAALQRDHLKKTSMGDDETSRLDFPQAFKNLHKSKTVADDMSALCGVASRKSTSAVDDTAHSSPRAEDCNQRANIDNDPLSLKIGDAIKREETSDTCTEDSLLGLDLATDEVVRVIGQRLFLKARKTMVHQQKIFSLQMFELHRLITVQRHIARSPEIFHDTTFDPSKPSIKFPPINKLLYVSPLDPSPAVAKAKVDPPKSNLGTDCGSEAICGLLPLPTTDVEKGLLAQQKPLPNPTSIPIDPKLAPWCLPVPTGNQWLVPVRSPSEGLIYKPYPGPCFPSVGFMAPVYGNCPPISLSSLGGATYGGVPPPNEQGTGGFCSTELSQSYLQPYPMPLIPSAGAQAGELDKSSSSNFFMPHQIPCKVSSQSAIVSECGGNLHRSSGSEMQGSTESSPPERLEGDALSLFPITPSLQRNEQRVQAIKAVPHNRMSASASAARIFQSIQEERRKQE is encoded by the exons ATGTTCTTTCAATTGatatctatctctctctctttccaatTTTTAGGTGATGCGATCTTTTTTTCAGGTCATGAG GTTGCTGGTGTAAAACGGAAAGTACGGCCTGTATTAGCTGCAATGAACGAATATCCTCACTCTCCAGAGTGGTACTACTCTCATTGTTCTGGTGGGGTGTCAGGAACATCAAATTATCAGAATCCAGGTTCCTCGTCCGGCCTAATGATGAAAGCCAAGTGTATCTCGGTTCAACCACCATGTGGCTTTTCCAGCTATAGTAACTGTTGCACTGATGAAAATGATTTTGGAGTTTCGTCTTTTCTTCAGTCCGGGAAGATCCTCAACTATGGCAATCCTCAGCTGCATGTGAAAAAAGAGAAGCTCGATGCCTTTAGTTCAAAACTGTCGAAGGTAACGAAAACTGGAGATCAAGAAAACAGTAAATTAACTCTGAATAACGTTGGGAATAGAATATCCCACCCGAGCATTGCAGCCCTTCAACGTGATCACCTAAAGAAAACCAGCATGGGAGATGATGAGACGAGCAGATTAGATTTCCCTCAAGCATTCAAGAATCTGCACAAGAGCAAGACTGTTGCTGATGATATGTCTGCATTATGTGGCGTTGCCTCGAGAAAAAGCACCTCTGCGGTGGATGATACAGCTCATTCCTCTCCACGAGCTGAAGACTGCAACCAACGGGCAAACATTGACAACGATCCTCTGTCATTGAAAATAGGAGATGCCATCAAAAGGGAAGAAACCTCGGATACTTGCACCGAGGACTCTCTCCTAGGTCTAGATTTAGCTACTGATGAAGTTGTGAGAGTTATTGGCCAGAGGCTGTTCTTGAAAGCAAGGAAAACAATGGTCCA TCAACAGAAAATATTTTCTTTGCAGATGTTTGAACTGCATAGATTGATAACT GTGCAGAGACATATAGCGAGGTCGCCAGAAATCTTTCACGATACCACCTTCGACCCCAGCAAGCCATCCATCAAGTTTCCTCCGATCAACAAGTTGCTCTACGTCTCTCCACTGGATCCATCCCCGGCTGTTGCTAAAGCAAAAGTCGACCCTCCGAAGTCCAATCTTGGCACAGATTGTGGATCTGAGGCCATATGTGGACTGCTTCCATTGCCTACAACCGATGTCGAGAAAGGGCTTCTTGCTCAGCAGAAACCTCTCCCAAATCCCACATCCATCCCCATTGATCCTAAACTAGCACCGTGGTGCTTGCCGGTTCCAACGGGAAATCAATGGCTAGTCCCGGTGAGATCTCCCTCGGAGGGACTGATATACAAACCATATCCTGGTCCGTGTTTCCCATCCGTTGGTTTCATGGCTCCCGTCTATGGAAACTGCCCCCCAATAAGCTTAAGCTCATTGGGAGGGGCAACTTATGGCGGTGTCCCCCCTCCCAACGAGCAAGGAACTGGAGGCTTTTGCAGCACCGAGCTCAGCCAGAGCTACTTGCAACCCTATCCAATGCCTCTGATCCCATCAGCTGGAGCTCAGGCGGGCGAACTTGATAAAAGCTCGTCTTCCAACTTCTTCATGCCACATCAGATCCCGTGCAAAGTGTCGAGCCAGAGCGCGATAGTTTCGGAGTGTGGTGGAAATCTGCATAGATCGAGTGGAAGTGAAATGCAGGGCAGCACAGAGAGTAGTCCGCCCGAGAGATTGGAAGGAGACGCGCTCTCACTCTTCCCCATCACGCCTTCGCTGCAGAGGAACGAGCAGAGGGTGCAGGCGATCAAGGCCGTCCCGCACAATCGTATGTCAGCATCGGCATCAGCAGCACGGATTTTCCAGTCGATACAAGAAGAGAGGAGAAAACAAGAGTAA
- the LOC131013166 gene encoding protein HEADING DATE 3B-like isoform X5, whose protein sequence is MKICVAGVKRKVRPVLAAMNEYPHSPEWYYSHCSGGVSGTSNYQNPGSSSGLMMKAKCISVQPPCGFSSYSNCCTDENDFGVSSFLQSGKILNYGNPQLHVKKEKLDAFSSKLSKVTKTGDQENSKLTLNNVGNRISHPSIAALQRDHLKKTSMGDDETSRLDFPQAFKNLHKSKTVADDMSALCGVASRKSTSAVDDTAHSSPRAEDCNQRANIDNDPLSLKIGDAIKREETSDTCTEDSLLGLDLATDEVVRVIGQRLFLKARKTMVHQQKIFSLQMFELHRLITRHIARSPEIFHDTTFDPSKPSIKFPPINKLLYVSPLDPSPAVAKAKVDPPKSNLGTDCGSEAICGLLPLPTTDVEKGLLAQQKPLPNPTSIPIDPKLAPWCLPVPTGNQWLVPVRSPSEGLIYKPYPGPCFPSVGFMAPVYGNCPPISLSSLGGATYGGVPPPNEQGTGGFCSTELSQSYLQPYPMPLIPSAGAQAGELDKSSSSNFFMPHQIPCKVSSQSAIVSECGGNLHRSSGSEMQGSTESSPPERLEGDALSLFPITPSLQRNEQRVQAIKAVPHNRMSASASAARIFQSIQEERRKQE, encoded by the exons ATGAAAATTTGT GTTGCTGGTGTAAAACGGAAAGTACGGCCTGTATTAGCTGCAATGAACGAATATCCTCACTCTCCAGAGTGGTACTACTCTCATTGTTCTGGTGGGGTGTCAGGAACATCAAATTATCAGAATCCAGGTTCCTCGTCCGGCCTAATGATGAAAGCCAAGTGTATCTCGGTTCAACCACCATGTGGCTTTTCCAGCTATAGTAACTGTTGCACTGATGAAAATGATTTTGGAGTTTCGTCTTTTCTTCAGTCCGGGAAGATCCTCAACTATGGCAATCCTCAGCTGCATGTGAAAAAAGAGAAGCTCGATGCCTTTAGTTCAAAACTGTCGAAGGTAACGAAAACTGGAGATCAAGAAAACAGTAAATTAACTCTGAATAACGTTGGGAATAGAATATCCCACCCGAGCATTGCAGCCCTTCAACGTGATCACCTAAAGAAAACCAGCATGGGAGATGATGAGACGAGCAGATTAGATTTCCCTCAAGCATTCAAGAATCTGCACAAGAGCAAGACTGTTGCTGATGATATGTCTGCATTATGTGGCGTTGCCTCGAGAAAAAGCACCTCTGCGGTGGATGATACAGCTCATTCCTCTCCACGAGCTGAAGACTGCAACCAACGGGCAAACATTGACAACGATCCTCTGTCATTGAAAATAGGAGATGCCATCAAAAGGGAAGAAACCTCGGATACTTGCACCGAGGACTCTCTCCTAGGTCTAGATTTAGCTACTGATGAAGTTGTGAGAGTTATTGGCCAGAGGCTGTTCTTGAAAGCAAGGAAAACAATGGTCCA TCAACAGAAAATATTTTCTTTGCAGATGTTTGAACTGCATAGATTGATAACT AGACATATAGCGAGGTCGCCAGAAATCTTTCACGATACCACCTTCGACCCCAGCAAGCCATCCATCAAGTTTCCTCCGATCAACAAGTTGCTCTACGTCTCTCCACTGGATCCATCCCCGGCTGTTGCTAAAGCAAAAGTCGACCCTCCGAAGTCCAATCTTGGCACAGATTGTGGATCTGAGGCCATATGTGGACTGCTTCCATTGCCTACAACCGATGTCGAGAAAGGGCTTCTTGCTCAGCAGAAACCTCTCCCAAATCCCACATCCATCCCCATTGATCCTAAACTAGCACCGTGGTGCTTGCCGGTTCCAACGGGAAATCAATGGCTAGTCCCGGTGAGATCTCCCTCGGAGGGACTGATATACAAACCATATCCTGGTCCGTGTTTCCCATCCGTTGGTTTCATGGCTCCCGTCTATGGAAACTGCCCCCCAATAAGCTTAAGCTCATTGGGAGGGGCAACTTATGGCGGTGTCCCCCCTCCCAACGAGCAAGGAACTGGAGGCTTTTGCAGCACCGAGCTCAGCCAGAGCTACTTGCAACCCTATCCAATGCCTCTGATCCCATCAGCTGGAGCTCAGGCGGGCGAACTTGATAAAAGCTCGTCTTCCAACTTCTTCATGCCACATCAGATCCCGTGCAAAGTGTCGAGCCAGAGCGCGATAGTTTCGGAGTGTGGTGGAAATCTGCATAGATCGAGTGGAAGTGAAATGCAGGGCAGCACAGAGAGTAGTCCGCCCGAGAGATTGGAAGGAGACGCGCTCTCACTCTTCCCCATCACGCCTTCGCTGCAGAGGAACGAGCAGAGGGTGCAGGCGATCAAGGCCGTCCCGCACAATCGTATGTCAGCATCGGCATCAGCAGCACGGATTTTCCAGTCGATACAAGAAGAGAGGAGAAAACAAGAGTAA
- the LOC131013166 gene encoding protein HEADING DATE 3B-like isoform X2 produces the protein MFFQLISISLSFQFLGDAIFFSGHELRLIYLQWCGISGILLFSLRESGMKGEKDEGKQMVPLFPGLHISDGDKGGPRAPPRNKMALFEEYSVNSQGPELRSGPRPLLPVPLGSGCTNFVSQASSSNVAGVKRKVRPVLAAMNEYPHSPEWYYSHCSGGVSGTSNYQNPGSSSGLMMKAKCISVQPPCGFSSYSNCCTDENDFGVSSFLQSGKILNYGNPQLHVKKEKLDAFSSKLSKVTKTGDQENSKLTLNNVGNRISHPSIAALQRDHLKKTSMGDDETSRLDFPQAFKNLHKSKTVADDMSALCGVASRKSTSAVDDTAHSSPRAEDCNQRANIDNDPLSLKIGDAIKREETSDTCTEDSLLGLDLATDEVVRVIGQRLFLKARKTMVHQQKIFSLQMFELHRLITRHIARSPEIFHDTTFDPSKPSIKFPPINKLLYVSPLDPSPAVAKAKVDPPKSNLGTDCGSEAICGLLPLPTTDVEKGLLAQQKPLPNPTSIPIDPKLAPWCLPVPTGNQWLVPVRSPSEGLIYKPYPGPCFPSVGFMAPVYGNCPPISLSSLGGATYGGVPPPNEQGTGGFCSTELSQSYLQPYPMPLIPSAGAQAGELDKSSSSNFFMPHQIPCKVSSQSAIVSECGGNLHRSSGSEMQGSTESSPPERLEGDALSLFPITPSLQRNEQRVQAIKAVPHNRMSASASAARIFQSIQEERRKQE, from the exons ATGTTCTTTCAATTGatatctatctctctctctttccaatTTTTAGGTGATGCGATCTTTTTTTCAGGTCATGAG CTTAGGTTAATTTATCTGCAATGGTGTGGAATAAGTGGGATTTTGTTATTTAGTTTGAGGGAGAGTGGAATGAAAGGTGAAAAAGATGAAGGGAAGCAAATGGTTCCTCTGTTTCCTGGCCTTCATATTAGTGATGGAGATAAAGGAGGGCCTAGGGCGCCTCCTAGGAACAAGATGGCTCTTTTCGAAGAGTATAGTGTGAATTCCCAAGGTCCGGAGCTCAGGTCCGGACCTAGGCCGTTGCTGCCTGTTCCACTTGGCAGTGGCTGTACTAACTTCGTCTCACAAGCATCTTCGAGCAAT GTTGCTGGTGTAAAACGGAAAGTACGGCCTGTATTAGCTGCAATGAACGAATATCCTCACTCTCCAGAGTGGTACTACTCTCATTGTTCTGGTGGGGTGTCAGGAACATCAAATTATCAGAATCCAGGTTCCTCGTCCGGCCTAATGATGAAAGCCAAGTGTATCTCGGTTCAACCACCATGTGGCTTTTCCAGCTATAGTAACTGTTGCACTGATGAAAATGATTTTGGAGTTTCGTCTTTTCTTCAGTCCGGGAAGATCCTCAACTATGGCAATCCTCAGCTGCATGTGAAAAAAGAGAAGCTCGATGCCTTTAGTTCAAAACTGTCGAAGGTAACGAAAACTGGAGATCAAGAAAACAGTAAATTAACTCTGAATAACGTTGGGAATAGAATATCCCACCCGAGCATTGCAGCCCTTCAACGTGATCACCTAAAGAAAACCAGCATGGGAGATGATGAGACGAGCAGATTAGATTTCCCTCAAGCATTCAAGAATCTGCACAAGAGCAAGACTGTTGCTGATGATATGTCTGCATTATGTGGCGTTGCCTCGAGAAAAAGCACCTCTGCGGTGGATGATACAGCTCATTCCTCTCCACGAGCTGAAGACTGCAACCAACGGGCAAACATTGACAACGATCCTCTGTCATTGAAAATAGGAGATGCCATCAAAAGGGAAGAAACCTCGGATACTTGCACCGAGGACTCTCTCCTAGGTCTAGATTTAGCTACTGATGAAGTTGTGAGAGTTATTGGCCAGAGGCTGTTCTTGAAAGCAAGGAAAACAATGGTCCA TCAACAGAAAATATTTTCTTTGCAGATGTTTGAACTGCATAGATTGATAACT AGACATATAGCGAGGTCGCCAGAAATCTTTCACGATACCACCTTCGACCCCAGCAAGCCATCCATCAAGTTTCCTCCGATCAACAAGTTGCTCTACGTCTCTCCACTGGATCCATCCCCGGCTGTTGCTAAAGCAAAAGTCGACCCTCCGAAGTCCAATCTTGGCACAGATTGTGGATCTGAGGCCATATGTGGACTGCTTCCATTGCCTACAACCGATGTCGAGAAAGGGCTTCTTGCTCAGCAGAAACCTCTCCCAAATCCCACATCCATCCCCATTGATCCTAAACTAGCACCGTGGTGCTTGCCGGTTCCAACGGGAAATCAATGGCTAGTCCCGGTGAGATCTCCCTCGGAGGGACTGATATACAAACCATATCCTGGTCCGTGTTTCCCATCCGTTGGTTTCATGGCTCCCGTCTATGGAAACTGCCCCCCAATAAGCTTAAGCTCATTGGGAGGGGCAACTTATGGCGGTGTCCCCCCTCCCAACGAGCAAGGAACTGGAGGCTTTTGCAGCACCGAGCTCAGCCAGAGCTACTTGCAACCCTATCCAATGCCTCTGATCCCATCAGCTGGAGCTCAGGCGGGCGAACTTGATAAAAGCTCGTCTTCCAACTTCTTCATGCCACATCAGATCCCGTGCAAAGTGTCGAGCCAGAGCGCGATAGTTTCGGAGTGTGGTGGAAATCTGCATAGATCGAGTGGAAGTGAAATGCAGGGCAGCACAGAGAGTAGTCCGCCCGAGAGATTGGAAGGAGACGCGCTCTCACTCTTCCCCATCACGCCTTCGCTGCAGAGGAACGAGCAGAGGGTGCAGGCGATCAAGGCCGTCCCGCACAATCGTATGTCAGCATCGGCATCAGCAGCACGGATTTTCCAGTCGATACAAGAAGAGAGGAGAAAACAAGAGTAA
- the LOC131013166 gene encoding protein HEADING DATE 3B-like isoform X4, whose amino-acid sequence MKICVAGVKRKVRPVLAAMNEYPHSPEWYYSHCSGGVSGTSNYQNPGSSSGLMMKAKCISVQPPCGFSSYSNCCTDENDFGVSSFLQSGKILNYGNPQLHVKKEKLDAFSSKLSKVTKTGDQENSKLTLNNVGNRISHPSIAALQRDHLKKTSMGDDETSRLDFPQAFKNLHKSKTVADDMSALCGVASRKSTSAVDDTAHSSPRAEDCNQRANIDNDPLSLKIGDAIKREETSDTCTEDSLLGLDLATDEVVRVIGQRLFLKARKTMVHQQKIFSLQMFELHRLITVQRHIARSPEIFHDTTFDPSKPSIKFPPINKLLYVSPLDPSPAVAKAKVDPPKSNLGTDCGSEAICGLLPLPTTDVEKGLLAQQKPLPNPTSIPIDPKLAPWCLPVPTGNQWLVPVRSPSEGLIYKPYPGPCFPSVGFMAPVYGNCPPISLSSLGGATYGGVPPPNEQGTGGFCSTELSQSYLQPYPMPLIPSAGAQAGELDKSSSSNFFMPHQIPCKVSSQSAIVSECGGNLHRSSGSEMQGSTESSPPERLEGDALSLFPITPSLQRNEQRVQAIKAVPHNRMSASASAARIFQSIQEERRKQE is encoded by the exons ATGAAAATTTGT GTTGCTGGTGTAAAACGGAAAGTACGGCCTGTATTAGCTGCAATGAACGAATATCCTCACTCTCCAGAGTGGTACTACTCTCATTGTTCTGGTGGGGTGTCAGGAACATCAAATTATCAGAATCCAGGTTCCTCGTCCGGCCTAATGATGAAAGCCAAGTGTATCTCGGTTCAACCACCATGTGGCTTTTCCAGCTATAGTAACTGTTGCACTGATGAAAATGATTTTGGAGTTTCGTCTTTTCTTCAGTCCGGGAAGATCCTCAACTATGGCAATCCTCAGCTGCATGTGAAAAAAGAGAAGCTCGATGCCTTTAGTTCAAAACTGTCGAAGGTAACGAAAACTGGAGATCAAGAAAACAGTAAATTAACTCTGAATAACGTTGGGAATAGAATATCCCACCCGAGCATTGCAGCCCTTCAACGTGATCACCTAAAGAAAACCAGCATGGGAGATGATGAGACGAGCAGATTAGATTTCCCTCAAGCATTCAAGAATCTGCACAAGAGCAAGACTGTTGCTGATGATATGTCTGCATTATGTGGCGTTGCCTCGAGAAAAAGCACCTCTGCGGTGGATGATACAGCTCATTCCTCTCCACGAGCTGAAGACTGCAACCAACGGGCAAACATTGACAACGATCCTCTGTCATTGAAAATAGGAGATGCCATCAAAAGGGAAGAAACCTCGGATACTTGCACCGAGGACTCTCTCCTAGGTCTAGATTTAGCTACTGATGAAGTTGTGAGAGTTATTGGCCAGAGGCTGTTCTTGAAAGCAAGGAAAACAATGGTCCA TCAACAGAAAATATTTTCTTTGCAGATGTTTGAACTGCATAGATTGATAACT GTGCAGAGACATATAGCGAGGTCGCCAGAAATCTTTCACGATACCACCTTCGACCCCAGCAAGCCATCCATCAAGTTTCCTCCGATCAACAAGTTGCTCTACGTCTCTCCACTGGATCCATCCCCGGCTGTTGCTAAAGCAAAAGTCGACCCTCCGAAGTCCAATCTTGGCACAGATTGTGGATCTGAGGCCATATGTGGACTGCTTCCATTGCCTACAACCGATGTCGAGAAAGGGCTTCTTGCTCAGCAGAAACCTCTCCCAAATCCCACATCCATCCCCATTGATCCTAAACTAGCACCGTGGTGCTTGCCGGTTCCAACGGGAAATCAATGGCTAGTCCCGGTGAGATCTCCCTCGGAGGGACTGATATACAAACCATATCCTGGTCCGTGTTTCCCATCCGTTGGTTTCATGGCTCCCGTCTATGGAAACTGCCCCCCAATAAGCTTAAGCTCATTGGGAGGGGCAACTTATGGCGGTGTCCCCCCTCCCAACGAGCAAGGAACTGGAGGCTTTTGCAGCACCGAGCTCAGCCAGAGCTACTTGCAACCCTATCCAATGCCTCTGATCCCATCAGCTGGAGCTCAGGCGGGCGAACTTGATAAAAGCTCGTCTTCCAACTTCTTCATGCCACATCAGATCCCGTGCAAAGTGTCGAGCCAGAGCGCGATAGTTTCGGAGTGTGGTGGAAATCTGCATAGATCGAGTGGAAGTGAAATGCAGGGCAGCACAGAGAGTAGTCCGCCCGAGAGATTGGAAGGAGACGCGCTCTCACTCTTCCCCATCACGCCTTCGCTGCAGAGGAACGAGCAGAGGGTGCAGGCGATCAAGGCCGTCCCGCACAATCGTATGTCAGCATCGGCATCAGCAGCACGGATTTTCCAGTCGATACAAGAAGAGAGGAGAAAACAAGAGTAA